A single Sphingobacteriales bacterium DNA region contains:
- a CDS encoding RNA methyltransferase: protein MRKLTMEELNRLRPEEFAKTEKIPVVVVLDNVRSMYNVGAVFRTCDAFRVKKLVLCGITACPPHREIHKTALGAENTVSWEYFSETRLALMQIRQEVDLIVGVEQTDNAIVISGFDVDIQSSYAIIFGNEASGLSDDILGMLDICLEIPQFGTKHSLNISVAAGIVLYHFGMRFIEA, encoded by the coding sequence ATGCGAAAATTGACAATGGAGGAGTTGAACAGGCTCAGGCCTGAAGAGTTTGCTAAAACTGAAAAAATTCCAGTTGTTGTCGTCCTCGATAATGTCAGAAGCATGTATAATGTCGGGGCAGTATTTCGTACCTGTGATGCTTTTCGTGTGAAAAAACTTGTGTTGTGTGGCATTACAGCCTGCCCGCCTCATCGTGAAATTCATAAAACTGCTCTTGGTGCTGAAAATACTGTCAGCTGGGAATATTTTTCTGAAACCCGTCTGGCACTCATGCAAATCCGGCAGGAAGTCGATCTGATAGTTGGAGTCGAACAGACAGATAATGCTATCGTAATCAGCGGATTTGATGTCGATATTCAGTCTTCATACGCCATCATTTTTGGAAATGAAGCAAGTGGATTGTCTGATGATATCCTCGGTATGTTGGATATATGCCTTGAAATTCCTCAGTTCGGGACCAAGCATTCACTCAATATAAGTGTGGCGGCCGGGATTGTACTATATCATTTCGGGATGAGATTTATAGAGGCTTAG
- a CDS encoding M48 family metalloprotease — MKHFAAIIPILIGAVLLMSSCKDKPVNIFTIEDDKALGLQISEEIANDTNYKILDESKYPSAYQHLRRIRDSILASGQVPHATDFVWECKILDDTVLNAFCTPGGYIYVYKGIIQFLDNESQFAGVLGHEMAHAARRHSTQQLTQAYGVSVLLSVVLGDDPGLLAQITAQLVMLAFSRSHENDADAESVKYLYSTTYDARGVAGFFEKLQTAQSGGLSIPFLSTHPSDEKRIENINAKWTELGGKTGQLYETSYQAFKNSLPK; from the coding sequence ATGAAACATTTCGCAGCTATTATTCCGATTCTGATAGGAGCAGTTTTATTGATGAGTTCATGTAAAGATAAACCAGTTAACATCTTTACCATTGAAGACGACAAAGCACTTGGGCTTCAGATTAGTGAAGAAATTGCGAATGATACCAATTACAAAATCCTTGATGAGAGCAAGTATCCTTCTGCTTATCAGCATCTTAGAAGAATCAGGGATAGTATTCTGGCATCCGGTCAGGTGCCACATGCCACTGATTTTGTCTGGGAATGTAAGATTCTGGATGATACTGTTTTAAACGCATTTTGTACACCGGGAGGGTATATTTATGTGTACAAAGGGATTATTCAGTTCTTAGACAATGAATCACAGTTTGCAGGAGTTTTAGGACATGAAATGGCTCATGCCGCCCGCAGGCACAGCACCCAGCAACTCACTCAGGCTTACGGAGTTTCTGTTTTGCTGAGTGTTGTACTGGGAGATGATCCGGGTTTACTCGCACAGATCACTGCCCAGCTGGTCATGCTTGCCTTCAGTCGAAGCCATGAAAATGACGCAGATGCTGAATCAGTAAAATATTTATATTCAACCACCTATGATGCACGTGGTGTGGCCGGCTTTTTTGAAAAACTTCAGACGGCTCAAAGTGGGGGCTTATCCATTCCGTTTTTAAGCACTCACCCAAGTGATGAAAAGAGGATTGAAAATATTAATGCCAAATGGACTGAACTGGGTGGCAAAACAGGACAACTTTACGAAACCAGTTATCAGGCTTTCAAGAACAGTCTTCCAAAGTAA
- the hpt gene encoding hypoxanthine phosphoribosyltransferase — protein sequence MSQTIQIKDKLFGLYLPESKIQERITSLASQLNKEYQDKNPVFISILNGSFFFAADLLKNFNSACEITFVRLASYKGLGSTGKVKILLGLMQNIKDRHVVIIEDIVDSGRTMVQMLGLLENHQAKSIKVATLLLKKEALVEDIEPDYVGFEVPNKFLVGYGLDYDEAGRNLRDLYILK from the coding sequence ATGAGTCAGACCATTCAGATAAAAGATAAGCTTTTTGGGTTATATCTCCCGGAAAGTAAAATTCAGGAGAGAATAACTTCCCTTGCCAGCCAGTTAAATAAAGAGTATCAGGATAAAAATCCTGTCTTCATCAGCATTTTAAACGGAAGTTTCTTTTTTGCTGCCGATTTGCTGAAAAACTTCAATTCAGCATGTGAAATTACCTTTGTCAGGCTTGCCTCCTACAAAGGTTTAGGTTCCACCGGAAAAGTGAAAATACTGCTTGGCCTCATGCAAAATATCAAAGATCGACATGTCGTCATTATAGAGGACATTGTTGATTCCGGCAGAACAATGGTTCAGATGCTTGGACTGCTCGAAAATCACCAGGCGAAAAGCATTAAGGTTGCAACCCTTCTGCTGAAGAAAGAAGCACTCGTTGAAGACATTGAACCTGATTACGTTGGGTTTGAAGTTCCCAATAAGTTTCTTGTTGGTTATGGTCTCGATTACGATGAAGCCGGCAGAAACCTAAGGGATTTATACATCCTGAAATAA